A single window of Cytobacillus dafuensis DNA harbors:
- a CDS encoding spore coat protein — MNHDYLDPINSLHVPELADTTFAMDLLLRAKEGVRNIAVALTESASPDVRTLLRNQLMQGIAMHQEITELMINKKWFHPYELSEQYKLDQLSANNTLMIGKMNLFPVETNRKGMFDRTPDDH; from the coding sequence TTGAACCATGACTATTTAGACCCTATAAACTCGCTACACGTACCTGAGCTAGCAGATACCACATTTGCGATGGATTTACTTCTTCGTGCCAAAGAAGGTGTTCGCAATATTGCGGTTGCATTAACGGAGTCAGCATCACCTGATGTTAGAACGCTCTTACGAAACCAATTAATGCAAGGTATTGCCATGCACCAAGAAATTACAGAACTTATGATTAATAAAAAATGGTTCCATCCATACGAACTAAGTGAACAGTATAAACTAGATCAACTCTCTGCCAACAATACATTGATGATTGGCAAAATGAATCTATTCCCTGTTGAGACCAATAGAAAAGGTATGTTTGACCGGACACCTGATGATCACTAA
- the tyrS gene encoding tyrosine--tRNA ligase: protein MFVKPEEQLKIIMKGVQEVVNEVELLAKLEKSYQLQTPLTIKLGLDPSAPDIHLGHAVVLRKIKQMQDLGHKVVIIIGDFTGRIGDPTGKAKGRVALSDEQVKANAKTYFEQIFKVLDSEKTAVHFNSEWLSKLTFEEVIKLAATTSVARILERDDFQNRYKNQVPIGIHEFFYPLMQAYDSVEVQADIELGGTDQTFNILMGRTLQKHLGLEKQIAIFMPLLEGLDGIEKMSKSLGNYIGVNEPAEVMFKKVMEVPDSLIVKYFELATDEHPDEIENIKQLLEKGVNPRDIKLKLAKIITNLYWGEEETKRAITYFETAFSKKEIPDDIPKILIEIGAETVEAIIPQLLEKGIVKSKSEFIRLVKQNGVQLNKEKINEDELDRVLMNEDVLQIGKKRFIRFIK from the coding sequence ATGTTTGTAAAACCTGAAGAACAATTAAAAATTATCATGAAAGGTGTTCAAGAAGTAGTAAACGAGGTAGAGTTACTGGCTAAATTAGAGAAGTCATACCAGTTACAGACTCCGCTTACTATTAAATTAGGGCTTGATCCTTCTGCACCTGATATTCACTTAGGTCATGCAGTTGTATTAAGAAAAATAAAACAGATGCAAGATCTAGGTCATAAAGTCGTAATTATTATCGGTGATTTTACAGGTCGTATTGGGGATCCAACAGGAAAAGCAAAAGGCCGAGTAGCATTAAGTGACGAACAGGTTAAAGCAAATGCAAAAACATACTTTGAACAAATCTTTAAAGTGTTAGATTCAGAAAAAACAGCTGTCCACTTTAATAGTGAGTGGCTTTCAAAATTAACATTCGAGGAAGTTATTAAATTGGCAGCAACCACATCAGTTGCGAGAATATTGGAACGTGATGATTTCCAAAACAGATATAAAAATCAAGTACCAATCGGAATTCACGAATTTTTTTACCCACTAATGCAAGCGTACGATTCGGTAGAGGTCCAAGCGGATATTGAATTAGGCGGTACAGACCAAACATTTAACATTCTAATGGGTCGTACACTTCAAAAACATTTGGGATTAGAAAAGCAAATTGCCATTTTCATGCCCTTGCTTGAAGGTCTTGATGGTATAGAAAAGATGAGCAAAAGTCTTGGAAATTATATCGGAGTAAATGAACCGGCAGAAGTAATGTTTAAAAAGGTTATGGAAGTACCCGATAGCCTCATTGTTAAATACTTTGAGTTGGCAACGGATGAACATCCAGATGAAATAGAAAACATTAAACAGCTTCTTGAAAAAGGAGTTAATCCAAGAGATATTAAACTTAAATTAGCTAAAATCATCACGAATTTATACTGGGGAGAAGAAGAAACAAAAAGAGCGATAACGTATTTTGAAACGGCTTTTAGTAAAAAAGAAATACCAGATGACATTCCTAAAATTTTAATAGAAATTGGTGCAGAAACAGTTGAAGCCATCATTCCACAGCTTCTTGAAAAAGGAATCGTAAAAAGTAAAAGCGAATTTATACGTTTAGTTAAACAAAATGGAGTACAGCTCAATAAAGAAAAAATAAATGAAGATGAGTTAGACCGTGTATTAATGAATGAAGACGTATTACAAATTGGTAAAAAGCGATTTATACGTTTCATTAAATAA
- a CDS encoding glycerol-3-phosphate responsive antiterminator has translation MSEFSINNPVIAAVRDVNHMNYAVQTPIDTIFLMTGDILTLEENVKIARSNDKKIFIHVDLVKGLAKDKEGIKYLSRQVKPDGIVTTKTHLLLAAKKEGILTVQHLFLLDTQAYELGIKNVLDVKPDAVEIMPGLMPRVIKDLKQKIPCPIISAGLIKEEHEVREALKAGATATAIGDQSLWDLNIFKSL, from the coding sequence GTGAGTGAATTTTCTATTAACAATCCCGTCATAGCAGCCGTAAGGGATGTTAACCACATGAATTATGCAGTCCAGACACCTATCGATACCATATTTTTAATGACAGGTGATATCTTAACTTTAGAAGAAAATGTAAAAATTGCTAGAAGCAATGATAAAAAGATCTTTATACATGTTGACCTTGTTAAGGGACTAGCAAAAGATAAAGAAGGTATTAAATATTTATCAAGGCAGGTAAAGCCTGATGGAATTGTTACTACTAAAACTCATTTACTTCTTGCAGCAAAAAAAGAGGGGATTCTTACTGTTCAACATTTATTTTTACTTGACACTCAAGCTTATGAATTAGGAATAAAAAATGTTCTAGATGTAAAGCCAGATGCTGTAGAAATTATGCCAGGATTAATGCCTAGAGTTATTAAAGATTTAAAGCAAAAAATTCCTTGCCCAATTATCTCTGCTGGTTTAATCAAAGAGGAGCATGAGGTAAGAGAAGCTTTAAAAGCAGGAGCTACTGCTACTGCAATCGGTGACCAATCATTATGGGATTTAAATATATTTAAATCACTCTAA
- a CDS encoding spore coat protein → MNPIIETLTGMDALSDQVVAMDLLISAKSGIRNYAMAVTEAGTPEIKEMLTRHLVEALDMHEQISGYMVERGWYHAWDTNEQISLDLNNINTALNLPTL, encoded by the coding sequence ATGAATCCAATCATTGAAACTTTAACTGGCATGGACGCACTATCGGATCAAGTGGTTGCAATGGATCTACTCATTTCAGCTAAAAGTGGAATTAGAAATTACGCCATGGCAGTTACAGAGGCAGGAACACCGGAAATTAAAGAAATGCTCACACGCCATTTAGTGGAAGCTCTTGATATGCATGAACAAATATCCGGATATATGGTAGAAAGAGGATGGTACCATGCTTGGGATACAAACGAACAGATCAGTTTGGATTTAAATAATATCAATACAGCATTGAACTTACCGACATTATAA
- a CDS encoding IS110 family RNA-guided transposase: MNPVIGLDVSKGESQVQAFLDKGKPYRKSFSVKHTLDGLDSLLDFLKEVTIASEGMKPSVILESTGPYHSPVVQFLDEQDYVYIMVNPLVSHRSRSANLRKVKTDPVDAYQLCELFYKEELEPHRKRGIQLLNLRNLTRQQEAIVGVSSQTKLQLQTLLDQVFPEYRGVFGALYSRVSLNVLNTFPTSESVLKVSKSALIDIISSLCKSRSNQWAEEKAEKLIEAAERNPFQHNMYDSHIFNLKILINIVLQYEEHLSKLAAEIDALAEELEEYKIIQSIPGIGEKIAATIISEIGEIERFNHPKKLVAFAGIDPSVYSSGRFTATKNKITKRGSSRLRRSLYMAVRCGIRDTRKQKTTDEIIARNKKLREFYDKKRDEGKPFRVAVIACVNKLLHWIYALLKSKTTFQDIA, from the coding sequence ATGAATCCAGTGATTGGTCTGGATGTTTCAAAAGGAGAGAGTCAGGTTCAAGCCTTTTTAGATAAAGGAAAACCTTATCGTAAAAGCTTTAGTGTAAAGCATACTTTGGATGGTTTAGATAGTTTATTAGATTTCTTAAAGGAGGTTACGATAGCATCAGAGGGGATGAAACCTTCGGTTATCTTGGAATCAACTGGTCCTTATCATTCCCCTGTTGTCCAGTTTTTAGATGAACAAGACTATGTGTATATTATGGTGAACCCTCTTGTGTCTCATCGCTCACGTAGTGCCAATCTTAGAAAGGTAAAGACAGACCCTGTAGATGCGTACCAACTTTGCGAGCTATTCTACAAGGAAGAGTTAGAGCCTCATAGAAAAAGAGGAATTCAGTTATTAAATCTAAGAAACCTCACCAGACAACAGGAAGCAATTGTAGGTGTCTCATCGCAAACAAAATTACAATTACAAACTCTATTGGATCAAGTATTTCCTGAGTATCGAGGTGTTTTTGGAGCTCTATATTCCAGAGTCTCTTTAAATGTCCTTAATACATTTCCTACATCAGAGTCTGTATTAAAAGTATCAAAGTCAGCGTTAATCGACATTATTTCATCCTTGTGTAAGAGTCGATCAAATCAGTGGGCTGAAGAGAAAGCAGAGAAACTTATTGAGGCGGCTGAAAGAAATCCATTTCAACATAATATGTACGACAGTCACATCTTTAATCTTAAGATATTAATCAATATCGTTCTTCAATACGAAGAGCACCTATCGAAGTTAGCAGCTGAAATAGATGCCCTCGCTGAAGAATTGGAAGAATATAAGATTATCCAATCTATCCCTGGTATCGGAGAAAAAATTGCGGCAACAATCATCTCAGAAATTGGAGAGATAGAAAGGTTTAATCACCCTAAAAAGTTAGTTGCATTTGCAGGAATAGACCCTAGTGTTTACTCTTCTGGTCGATTTACAGCTACAAAAAACAAAATTACTAAACGAGGATCTAGCCGATTAAGACGATCTCTATATATGGCTGTAAGATGCGGAATTCGTGATACCAGAAAGCAAAAGACAACAGATGAGATCATTGCAAGAAACAAAAAACTACGAGAGTTTTATGATAAAAAACGCGATGAAGGTAAACCATTTAGGGTTGCAGTTATTGCTTGTGTGAATAAGCTCTTACATTGGATCTATGCCTTATTGAAAAGCAAAACAACCTTCCAAGATATAGCTTAA